A single window of Streptomyces sp. NBC_00464 DNA harbors:
- a CDS encoding lipid-transfer protein has translation MSGDVAVLGAGMHPWGKWGRSFVEYGTVAARDALGDAGIEWRDVQSVVGADTVRGGYPGYVAGATFAQALGWQGARVTSVYAACASGAQAVNTARAQILAGMADVVLVVGADAAPKGFFAPAGGERPDDPDWLRFRVLGATNPAYFALYARRRMALHGDTPEDFALVKVKNAAAGALNPNARYRAPVTAEQVAASAVVADPLRLLDICATSDGAAALVLSSMDFARRHGAADPVRIRAVSTVTPTYPKAVLDLPDIATDSAVAVEPSPMSFRASIARAAYEEAGIGPGDLSLAEVYDLSTALELEWYEDIGLCAPGEGAALVRAGATALGGRIPVNPSGGLASFGEAVPAQAIAQVCELTWQLRGTAGERQIPGARAGITANQGLFGHGSAVVAVR, from the coding sequence ATGAGCGGGGACGTGGCCGTCCTCGGGGCGGGGATGCATCCCTGGGGGAAATGGGGCCGCAGTTTTGTGGAGTACGGCACCGTGGCCGCCCGTGACGCGCTCGGCGACGCGGGCATCGAGTGGCGGGACGTGCAGTCGGTGGTCGGCGCGGACACCGTGCGCGGCGGCTACCCGGGGTACGTGGCCGGGGCGACGTTCGCCCAGGCGCTGGGCTGGCAGGGCGCCCGGGTGACCAGTGTGTACGCGGCCTGCGCTTCGGGCGCCCAGGCGGTGAACACGGCCAGGGCGCAGATCCTGGCCGGCATGGCGGACGTGGTGCTCGTGGTGGGCGCGGACGCCGCCCCCAAGGGGTTCTTCGCACCGGCGGGCGGCGAACGGCCCGACGATCCGGACTGGCTGAGGTTCCGGGTGCTCGGCGCGACCAATCCCGCCTACTTCGCGCTGTACGCCCGCCGCCGCATGGCCCTGCACGGGGACACCCCGGAGGACTTCGCGCTGGTCAAGGTGAAGAACGCGGCGGCCGGAGCGCTGAACCCGAACGCCCGCTACCGGGCACCGGTGACCGCCGAACAGGTCGCGGCCTCCGCGGTGGTCGCCGATCCCCTGCGGCTGCTGGACATCTGCGCCACGTCCGACGGCGCGGCGGCCCTCGTCCTGTCCAGCATGGACTTCGCCCGGCGCCACGGGGCCGCGGACCCGGTCCGTATCCGCGCCGTGTCGACAGTGACGCCCACCTACCCCAAGGCGGTGCTCGACCTGCCGGACATCGCCACGGATTCGGCGGTCGCCGTGGAACCCTCGCCCATGAGTTTCCGTGCCTCGATCGCGCGGGCGGCGTACGAGGAGGCGGGCATCGGCCCCGGGGATCTGTCCCTGGCCGAGGTGTACGACCTCTCCACGGCGCTGGAGCTGGAGTGGTACGAGGACATCGGGCTGTGTGCGCCGGGTGAGGGGGCGGCGCTCGTGCGCGCGGGGGCCACGGCGCTCGGCGGGCGCATTCCGGTGAACCCGAGCGGCGGGCTCGCGTCCTTCGGTGAGGCGGTGCCGGCCCAGGCCATCGCCCAGGTCTGCGAGCTGACCTGGCAGCTGCGGGGCACGGCGGGGGAACGGCAGATTCCGGGTGCGCGGGCCGGAATCACGGCGAACCAGGGGCTGTTCGGTCACGGCTCCGCTGTCGTGGCGGTGCGCTGA
- a CDS encoding DUF742 domain-containing protein: MSADTSRTPENPGGPQSSRWYDADAGPVVRPYAMTRGRTSSASRHRLDLIAIVMPEPAADDPGRDQMLSPEHVEIVELCSDMPQSIAELAAGLDLPVGVVRVLVGDLVEDELVHVTRPVPPAELPDVNILREVINGLRAL, encoded by the coding sequence ATGAGCGCCGACACCTCCCGTACCCCGGAGAACCCCGGCGGCCCGCAGTCATCGCGCTGGTACGACGCCGACGCGGGGCCGGTGGTCCGCCCGTACGCGATGACCAGGGGACGTACCAGCAGCGCGTCCCGCCATCGCCTCGACCTGATCGCGATCGTCATGCCCGAACCCGCGGCCGACGATCCCGGCAGGGACCAGATGCTCTCCCCGGAACACGTGGAGATCGTCGAACTCTGCAGTGACATGCCTCAGTCGATCGCCGAGCTCGCTGCCGGTCTGGACCTCCCTGTCGGGGTGGTCCGGGTCCTGGTCGGCGATCTCGTCGAGGACGAGCTGGTGCACGTAACCCGTCCCGTTCCGCCGGCCGAGCTGCCGGACGTGAACATTCTTCGCGAGGTGATCAATGGCCTTCGGGCGCTCTAG
- a CDS encoding Zn-ribbon domain-containing OB-fold protein — MSRKRIPVVAGWFTEDSTEEDFRLLGTRCPLCSSVFFPPQKGFCRNPGCTGGELAEVPLSRRGTVWSYTDGRYRPPAPYLSDPEVPWEPYTLVAVELAAERMVVLGQAAPGVGIGDLAVGMAVEAVPGVMDSGPGDDDGAVRTTWHWRPVTTGSGDGAA, encoded by the coding sequence TTGTCGCGCAAGCGCATACCTGTGGTGGCCGGGTGGTTCACCGAGGACAGTACGGAGGAGGACTTCCGGCTGCTGGGCACCCGCTGCCCGCTCTGCTCGTCGGTCTTCTTCCCGCCCCAGAAGGGGTTCTGCCGCAATCCGGGCTGCACGGGGGGCGAGCTCGCCGAGGTGCCGCTGTCCCGGCGCGGCACGGTCTGGTCGTACACCGACGGCCGCTACCGACCACCCGCCCCCTACCTCTCCGATCCGGAGGTGCCCTGGGAGCCGTACACGCTGGTGGCGGTGGAGCTGGCGGCCGAGCGGATGGTCGTGCTCGGGCAGGCGGCCCCTGGGGTCGGCATCGGGGATCTCGCGGTCGGGATGGCAGTGGAGGCCGTACCGGGAGTCATGGACTCCGGCCCCGGTGACGACGACGGTGCGGTGCGCACCACCTGGCACTGGCGGCCGGTCACCACCGGCTCCGGGGACGGTGCGGCATGA
- a CDS encoding MIP/aquaporin family protein produces MSNGDIFAGEVLGTAILILFGAGVCAAVTLHHSKARAAGWVVIAFGWGFGVLAGAYTAAPLSGGHLNPAVTVGIAVDTGEWDKVPLYIAGQLTGAVIGAVLAWLTYYAQFRANADEDTSGPTLGIFATAPEIRNPVANLVTEIIATAALVLPILAFGKNPGIGIGPVAGAGAGIYGSGISVLLVSLLVVGIGLSLGGPTGYAINPARDLGPRLVHSLLPIPNKGTSDWSYAWIPVVGPLLGGLLGGLVFNAAF; encoded by the coding sequence ATGAGCAATGGAGACATCTTCGCCGGGGAAGTCCTCGGAACGGCCATCCTCATCCTCTTCGGCGCCGGCGTCTGCGCCGCCGTCACGCTCCACCACTCGAAGGCCAGGGCCGCGGGCTGGGTCGTCATCGCCTTCGGCTGGGGCTTCGGCGTACTCGCCGGGGCCTACACCGCCGCCCCGCTGTCGGGCGGGCACCTCAATCCGGCGGTGACCGTCGGCATCGCCGTCGACACCGGCGAGTGGGACAAGGTCCCGCTCTACATCGCGGGTCAGCTGACGGGCGCCGTCATCGGCGCGGTGCTGGCCTGGCTGACGTACTACGCCCAGTTCCGCGCCAACGCCGACGAGGACACGTCCGGGCCCACGCTCGGGATCTTCGCGACCGCTCCGGAGATCCGGAATCCGGTGGCCAACCTCGTCACCGAGATCATCGCGACGGCTGCTCTGGTGCTGCCAATCCTGGCCTTCGGGAAGAACCCGGGGATCGGGATCGGCCCGGTCGCGGGGGCCGGTGCCGGTATCTACGGCTCCGGGATCTCCGTACTCCTGGTGTCCCTCCTGGTGGTGGGCATCGGCCTCTCGCTGGGCGGGCCCACCGGCTATGCCATCAATCCGGCCCGTGACCTCGGTCCACGGCTGGTGCATTCGCTGCTTCCGATACCGAACAAGGGCACGTCGGACTGGAGTTACGCCTGGATTCCGGTCGTGGGGCCGCTCCTGGGCGGGCTGCTCGGCGGCCTCGTGTTCAACGCCGCGTTCTGA
- a CDS encoding roadblock/LC7 domain-containing protein: protein MTAPNAAALNSARQGSGELNWLLDELVERVASIRKALVLSSDGLPTGASKDLTREDGEHLAAVASGFHSLAKGVGRHFDAGRVRQTVVELDEAFLFVTAAGDGSCLAVLADSDSDVGQVAYEMTLMVKRVGAHLANAPRTTGLSSGG, encoded by the coding sequence ATGACCGCACCGAACGCCGCAGCACTCAACTCCGCACGTCAGGGGTCAGGTGAACTCAACTGGCTCCTCGACGAACTCGTCGAGCGCGTCGCCAGCATCCGCAAGGCGCTGGTCCTCTCCAGCGACGGTCTCCCCACCGGCGCGTCCAAGGACCTGACCCGGGAGGACGGCGAGCACCTGGCGGCCGTCGCCTCGGGGTTCCACAGCCTGGCCAAGGGGGTCGGCCGCCATTTCGACGCAGGCAGGGTCCGGCAGACCGTCGTCGAGCTCGACGAGGCGTTCCTGTTCGTCACGGCGGCCGGTGACGGCAGCTGCCTCGCGGTGCTGGCCGACTCCGACTCGGACGTCGGACAGGTGGCGTACGAGATGACGCTGATGGTCAAGCGCGTGGGAGCTCACCTGGCCAACGCCCCACGGACGACCGGTCTGTCCTCCGGAGGGTGA
- a CDS encoding DUF962 domain-containing protein, whose translation MSQETFDSYEEFWPYYVAMHSRAATRWVHLTGTLTGLAITVYGLARGRKRYAAALPLIGYGTAWPAHFLIEKNNPATFGHPAWSLRGDAQMIGMMLAGRDRELAETAAKWLADNS comes from the coding sequence ATGTCACAGGAGACGTTCGATTCGTACGAAGAATTCTGGCCCTACTACGTCGCGATGCACTCCCGGGCCGCGACCCGCTGGGTCCATCTCACCGGCACCCTGACCGGTCTCGCGATCACCGTCTACGGACTGGCGCGCGGCCGGAAGCGGTATGCGGCGGCACTGCCGCTGATCGGGTACGGGACCGCCTGGCCCGCCCATTTCCTGATCGAGAAGAACAACCCGGCCACCTTCGGTCATCCCGCCTGGTCGTTGCGCGGTGACGCGCAGATGATCGGGATGATGCTGGCCGGCCGCGACCGGGAGCTCGCGGAGACCGCTGCCAAGTGGCTCGCCGACAACAGCTGA
- a CDS encoding GTP-binding protein, whose product MAFGRSSRNRRPVEPVTLKILVAGGFGVGKTTLVGAVSEIRPLRTEEMLSEAGRPVDDLDGVEAKTTTTVAMDFGRITLREDLVLYLFGTPGQDRFWFLWDELAQGALGAVVLADTRRLEDCFAAVDYFERREIPFAVAVNCFEGADRFPTGTVQAALDLDPQVPVLMCDARDRASVRDVLVAVVEHAVARVDRLREPVTT is encoded by the coding sequence ATGGCCTTCGGGCGCTCTAGCCGCAACAGGCGGCCCGTTGAGCCCGTTACCCTGAAAATCCTGGTGGCGGGCGGCTTCGGAGTGGGCAAGACGACCCTGGTGGGCGCGGTCAGTGAGATCAGGCCGCTGCGTACGGAGGAGATGCTGAGCGAGGCGGGACGTCCGGTGGACGACCTGGACGGTGTCGAGGCGAAGACCACGACCACGGTGGCGATGGACTTCGGGCGGATCACGCTCCGCGAGGACCTCGTGCTGTATCTCTTCGGGACCCCGGGGCAGGACCGTTTCTGGTTCCTCTGGGACGAACTCGCCCAGGGCGCCCTGGGGGCGGTGGTCCTCGCGGACACCCGCCGGCTGGAGGACTGCTTCGCGGCGGTCGACTACTTCGAGCGTCGCGAGATCCCGTTCGCCGTGGCCGTCAACTGCTTCGAGGGCGCCGACCGGTTCCCCACCGGGACGGTGCAGGCGGCGCTCGACCTGGATCCGCAGGTGCCGGTGCTCATGTGCGACGCGCGGGACCGGGCGTCCGTACGGGACGTCCTGGTGGCCGTCGTCGAACACGCGGTGGCCCGAGTGGACCGGCTCCGCGAGCCCGTCACCACGTAG
- the glpK gene encoding glycerol kinase GlpK, translating to MTIRYVAAIDQGTTSSRCIIFDQDGAVVAVDQREHRQIFPRPGWVEHDASEIWTTVQSVVAGALDRAGLRADQLAGLGITNQRETTVLWDRATGVPVHHAIVWQDTRTAALCHELGGADGQDRFRATTGLPLASYFSGPKAAWLLEHVPGLRERAERGEIAFGTMDSWLIWNLTGGTAGGVHVTDVTNASRTMLMDLETLRWDPSILAAMNIPEAVLPEIRSSSEVYGTAVGALAGVPVASALGDQQAAVFGQACYDPGTAKNTYGTGSFLLLNTGNRPVASKNGLITTLGYRIGDEAPVYCLEGSIAITGALVQWFRDQLGIIESAAEIETLAASVEDNGGAYIVPAFSGLFAPYWRSDARGVITGLTGYVTKAHLARAVLEATSWQTREVVDAMYQDSGVPITTLKVDGGMTANQLLMQHQADVLGVPVIRPRIAETTCLGAAYAAGLATGVWSGLDELRTHWQRDVEWQPRMEPEVREREYGNWRKAVERSLGWQE from the coding sequence ATGACGATCAGGTATGTCGCCGCCATCGACCAGGGCACCACGTCCAGCCGCTGCATCATCTTCGACCAGGACGGTGCCGTCGTCGCCGTCGACCAGCGCGAGCACCGGCAGATATTCCCCCGCCCTGGCTGGGTGGAACACGACGCCTCCGAGATCTGGACCACCGTGCAGTCCGTCGTGGCCGGCGCCCTGGACCGGGCCGGGCTGCGGGCGGACCAGCTTGCCGGGCTCGGCATCACCAACCAGCGCGAGACGACCGTGCTCTGGGACCGGGCCACCGGGGTCCCCGTCCACCACGCCATCGTCTGGCAGGACACCCGTACCGCCGCTCTCTGCCACGAGCTCGGCGGTGCGGACGGGCAGGACCGGTTCCGCGCCACCACCGGCCTGCCGCTGGCCAGTTACTTCTCCGGCCCCAAGGCGGCCTGGCTGCTGGAGCACGTCCCCGGGCTGCGCGAACGGGCCGAGCGGGGCGAGATCGCGTTCGGCACCATGGATTCCTGGCTGATCTGGAATCTCACCGGCGGCACCGCCGGCGGCGTCCACGTCACGGACGTGACCAACGCGTCGCGGACCATGCTGATGGACTTGGAGACACTCCGGTGGGACCCGTCCATCCTGGCCGCCATGAACATTCCGGAAGCGGTACTTCCGGAGATCAGGTCCTCGTCCGAGGTGTACGGAACGGCCGTCGGCGCGCTCGCCGGGGTGCCGGTCGCCTCCGCCCTGGGCGACCAGCAGGCCGCCGTCTTCGGCCAGGCCTGTTACGACCCGGGCACGGCCAAGAACACGTACGGAACCGGCAGTTTCCTGCTGCTCAACACCGGCAACCGCCCCGTGGCCTCGAAGAACGGGCTGATCACCACCCTCGGCTACCGGATCGGCGACGAGGCGCCCGTCTACTGCCTGGAGGGGTCGATCGCGATCACCGGGGCGCTCGTGCAGTGGTTCCGCGACCAGCTCGGGATCATCGAGAGCGCCGCGGAGATCGAGACCCTCGCCGCGAGCGTCGAGGACAACGGCGGGGCCTACATCGTGCCCGCCTTCTCCGGGCTGTTCGCCCCCTACTGGCGCTCCGACGCCCGGGGTGTGATCACCGGGCTGACCGGCTATGTCACCAAGGCGCATCTGGCACGGGCCGTCCTGGAGGCGACCAGCTGGCAGACGCGTGAGGTCGTCGACGCGATGTACCAGGACTCCGGCGTGCCGATCACCACGCTCAAGGTGGACGGCGGCATGACGGCCAACCAGTTGCTGATGCAGCACCAGGCGGATGTGCTGGGTGTCCCGGTGATCCGGCCGAGGATCGCGGAGACGACGTGCCTGGGCGCGGCGTACGCGGCGGGGCTGGCGACCGGCGTGTGGTCGGGGCTCGACGAGCTCAGGACGCACTGGCAGCGCGATGTGGAGTGGCAGCCCCGGATGGAGCCGGAGGTCCGCGAACGCGAGTACGGCAACTGGCGCAAGGCGGTGGAGCGGAGCCTCGGCTGGCAGGAGTAG
- a CDS encoding sensor histidine kinase, which produces MRFRGKSIRRKIVALLLVPLVSLTALWGFATYLTGREAGQLLSASTIVEKVGHPLEDTVRAVQNERRQTLVFLADPRASDALPILRTQRAVTDRVVKRVTSSAQQKDIRDALRPDAETQLSSILGAVEELDALRDSVDRRTIDRTRAMDYYNRLIDPCYSFLTGLHTMENVSMDKQVRALTGVSRAREMLSREDALVASGLLAGRFTAPELRQISDLVANRGLLYEINLQVLPASERRRMEQYWTGPDSEPLRTAEDNLLAQGPTRNSRAVDTARWQEVAPPVLDRLANDSTEMNNRFQDRGRPAGYGVLIKAGAAGVLGFLALLVSVFVSVRIGRELIRDLSRLRKDAHEVSGVRLPSVMRRLAAGEQVDVETESPHLQYERDEIGQVGQALNTLQRAAVEAAVKQAAMRRGVSEVFVNLARRNQVLLHRQLTLLDTMERRTENTDELADLFRLDHLTTRMRRHAEGLVILSGAAPSRQWRKPIQLMDVVRAAVAEVEDYERIEVRRLPRIGVGGPAVADLTHLIAELLENATVFSPPHTAVQVHGEQVANGFTLEIHDRGLGMPPEVLLDANLRLAETPEFELSDTDRLGLFVVSRLAQRQNVRVSLQTSPYGGTTAVVFIPAALLTDAPDSHGTGFRLDRRSEKAIASSRPGSEPKEGPGEAAPDRRLAAARPQGRPGSLSPVPSGLVDPALLDGPVELEGPLAPLGFDRDPLLEAVTERGLDPVFDGVPDLDDTESERGGIFRARELRRDDDREQHQQAADRTAEPDGVRALRPDGARPLPRRKPPTLVTDRGRRVDEGGRAHPTAAGPEPTGGSVRPLATGPVPHEDRRRPTEPRPPTGFRPPAGPAEGTPSAPAPRSSTSAVPSPSAAPDTVGGLPRRIRQASLAPQLREGSGAPGPDPVESAEDIERDADEVRNRMASLQRGWQRGRLQNAEDVTGPGDTAQGTTPGGDGP; this is translated from the coding sequence ATGCGCTTTCGCGGAAAGTCCATCCGCAGGAAGATCGTGGCGTTGCTTCTGGTGCCGCTCGTCTCCCTCACCGCACTCTGGGGTTTCGCCACCTACCTGACGGGGCGCGAGGCGGGCCAGCTGCTGAGTGCGAGCACCATCGTGGAGAAGGTCGGCCACCCCCTGGAGGACACCGTCAGGGCCGTCCAGAACGAGCGCCGCCAGACCCTCGTCTTTCTCGCGGACCCGCGGGCCTCCGACGCCCTGCCGATCCTGCGCACGCAGCGCGCGGTCACCGACCGGGTCGTGAAGCGCGTGACGTCGAGTGCGCAGCAGAAGGACATCCGCGACGCCCTGCGCCCCGACGCCGAGACCCAGCTCAGCTCGATCCTCGGAGCGGTCGAGGAACTCGACGCGCTCCGCGACTCCGTCGACCGGCGCACCATCGACCGCACCAGGGCGATGGACTACTACAACCGCCTCATCGACCCCTGCTACAGCTTCTTGACCGGCCTCCACACGATGGAGAACGTGTCCATGGACAAGCAGGTCAGGGCGCTGACCGGTGTCTCGCGCGCCCGCGAGATGCTCTCCAGGGAAGACGCACTGGTCGCCTCGGGGCTCCTGGCCGGGCGGTTCACCGCCCCCGAACTCCGGCAGATCTCCGACCTCGTGGCCAACCGGGGGCTGCTGTACGAGATCAACCTCCAGGTGCTCCCCGCGTCCGAGCGACGCCGCATGGAGCAGTACTGGACGGGACCCGACAGCGAACCGCTGCGCACCGCCGAGGACAACCTCCTCGCCCAGGGGCCCACCCGCAACTCCCGTGCCGTGGACACCGCCCGCTGGCAGGAGGTGGCTCCGCCGGTCCTGGACCGGCTGGCCAACGACTCGACCGAGATGAACAACCGCTTCCAGGACCGGGGCAGGCCCGCCGGCTACGGCGTCCTGATCAAGGCGGGCGCCGCCGGCGTGCTCGGATTCCTGGCCCTGCTCGTCTCCGTCTTCGTGTCCGTACGCATCGGCCGTGAGCTCATCCGTGACCTCTCCCGGCTGCGCAAGGACGCCCACGAGGTCTCCGGAGTGCGGCTGCCGAGCGTGATGCGCCGCCTCGCCGCGGGCGAACAGGTCGACGTCGAGACCGAGTCCCCGCACCTCCAGTACGAACGGGACGAGATCGGCCAGGTCGGGCAGGCGCTCAACACCCTGCAGCGGGCCGCGGTCGAGGCGGCCGTCAAGCAGGCAGCCATGCGACGCGGGGTCTCCGAGGTCTTCGTCAACCTCGCCCGCCGCAACCAGGTGCTGCTGCACCGCCAGCTGACGCTCCTGGACACGATGGAGCGCCGCACCGAGAACACCGACGAACTCGCCGACCTGTTCCGCCTCGACCACCTCACCACCCGGATGCGGCGCCATGCCGAGGGCCTGGTGATCCTCTCCGGAGCCGCCCCCTCCCGGCAGTGGCGCAAGCCCATCCAGCTCATGGACGTGGTGCGCGCCGCGGTCGCCGAGGTCGAGGACTACGAACGGATCGAGGTCCGCAGGCTCCCGCGGATCGGCGTGGGCGGCCCCGCCGTCGCCGACCTCACCCACCTCATCGCCGAACTGCTGGAGAACGCCACGGTGTTCTCGCCCCCGCACACCGCGGTACAGGTGCACGGCGAACAGGTCGCCAACGGCTTCACCCTCGAAATCCACGACCGCGGCCTCGGGATGCCCCCCGAAGTGCTCCTGGACGCCAACCTCCGGCTTGCCGAGACCCCCGAGTTCGAACTGTCCGACACCGACCGGCTCGGCCTCTTCGTCGTCAGCCGGCTGGCCCAGCGCCAGAACGTCCGCGTGTCGCTCCAGACTTCCCCGTACGGGGGCACCACCGCCGTCGTCTTCATCCCGGCCGCGCTGCTCACCGACGCCCCGGACTCGCACGGCACCGGATTCCGTCTCGACCGCAGGTCCGAGAAGGCGATCGCCAGCAGCAGGCCGGGCAGCGAGCCGAAGGAGGGACCGGGGGAGGCAGCACCGGACCGCCGTCTCGCCGCCGCCCGCCCGCAGGGCCGGCCCGGAAGCCTCTCCCCGGTCCCCAGCGGGCTGGTGGACCCGGCTCTGCTGGACGGCCCGGTCGAGCTCGAAGGACCGCTCGCGCCCCTGGGATTCGACCGCGATCCGCTTCTCGAAGCCGTCACGGAGCGGGGTCTGGATCCCGTGTTCGACGGGGTCCCCGACCTGGACGACACCGAGAGCGAGCGCGGCGGCATCTTCCGCGCCCGCGAGCTCCGGCGCGACGACGACCGCGAGCAGCATCAGCAGGCGGCCGACCGTACGGCGGAGCCGGACGGTGTCCGGGCCCTGCGCCCGGACGGCGCGCGCCCGCTGCCCCGCCGCAAACCGCCGACTCTGGTCACCGACCGGGGCCGCCGCGTCGACGAGGGCGGCCGGGCCCACCCCACGGCCGCCGGTCCGGAGCCCACAGGCGGCTCTGTCCGGCCCCTGGCGACCGGCCCCGTTCCGCACGAGGACCGCCGCCGACCCACCGAACCCCGGCCGCCCACCGGCTTCCGGCCCCCCGCAGGGCCCGCCGAAGGCACGCCGTCGGCGCCGGCGCCCCGGTCGTCCACATCCGCCGTCCCGTCCCCGTCGGCGGCTCCGGACACCGTGGGCGGACTGCCCCGCCGGATCCGTCAGGCGAGCCTCGCCCCGCAGCTCCGCGAGGGCTCGGGCGCGCCCGGTCCGGACCCGGTGGAGAGCGCCGAGGACATCGAGCGGGACGCCGACGAGGTACGCAACCGCATGGCCTCGCTCCAGCGCGGCTGGCAGCGCGGACGCCTGCAGAACGCCGAGGACGTGACCGGCCCCGGTGACACAGCACAAGGAACCACTCCGGGAGGGGACGGTCCATGA
- a CDS encoding M15 family metallopeptidase translates to MTGIGSVFRVLAATAATLLAVTAAAPAAQAKPEPKAPREFVALRSVDPTIIQEMRYPTGHDFMGVPVDGYRQSLCILTRPAAEALHRAQVRLLTQGYSLKVYDCYRPQRAVDHFVRWAKDLGDETMKGEFYPQVDKTRLFADGYIAEKSGHSRGSTVDLTLVRLPALPTRPYRPGEKLVPCYAPQADRFPDNSVDMGTGFDCFDTLSHTDDPRIQGVQRANRQFLKKALTDAGFVNLAEEWWHYTFKPELFPDTYFDFPVAHRSVAGH, encoded by the coding sequence ATGACAGGTATTGGTTCCGTTTTCCGTGTCCTGGCAGCGACTGCCGCCACTCTGCTTGCCGTCACCGCCGCCGCCCCGGCGGCGCAGGCGAAGCCCGAGCCGAAAGCTCCCCGGGAGTTCGTCGCGCTGCGGTCGGTGGATCCCACGATCATCCAGGAGATGCGCTACCCCACCGGTCACGACTTCATGGGTGTACCGGTCGACGGATACCGCCAGTCGCTGTGCATCCTGACCCGGCCGGCGGCCGAGGCACTGCACCGGGCCCAGGTGCGGCTGCTCACCCAGGGGTACTCGCTGAAGGTGTACGACTGCTACCGGCCCCAGCGAGCCGTCGACCACTTCGTGCGGTGGGCGAAGGACCTCGGCGACGAGACGATGAAGGGCGAGTTCTATCCGCAGGTCGACAAGACCCGCCTGTTCGCGGACGGTTACATCGCCGAGAAGTCCGGGCACAGCCGGGGCAGCACGGTGGACCTGACCCTGGTGCGGCTGCCGGCCCTGCCGACCAGGCCCTACCGTCCGGGCGAGAAACTGGTGCCGTGCTACGCGCCGCAGGCCGACCGCTTCCCGGACAACTCGGTGGACATGGGAACCGGCTTCGACTGCTTCGACACGCTGTCGCACACGGACGACCCGCGGATCCAGGGCGTACAACGCGCCAACCGCCAGTTCCTCAAGAAGGCGCTCACCGACGCCGGGTTCGTGAATCTGGCCGAGGAGTGGTGGCACTACACCTTCAAGCCCGAGCTGTTTCCGGACACCTACTTCGACTTCCCGGTGGCCCACAGGTCCGTAGCCGGCCACTGA
- a CDS encoding NUDIX domain-containing protein — protein MSATTRKPVKPVKHSHCGSCGTPYTALASPDAWPRTCTACGTTAYRNPLPVAVALLPVTGHDGTGLVVITRTIEPCLGGTALPGGFIDHNEDWKHAVVRELREETGIEADRDDVRLADALSDPDGHLLLFGLLPARPAAALPPSVPTDETSGYAVVYGPASLAFPLHTEAVRSWFAGRYR, from the coding sequence GTGTCCGCGACGACGAGGAAGCCGGTCAAGCCTGTGAAGCACTCCCACTGCGGCAGTTGCGGAACCCCGTACACCGCACTCGCGTCCCCCGACGCCTGGCCCCGCACCTGCACCGCCTGCGGAACCACCGCCTACCGCAACCCGCTGCCGGTCGCCGTCGCCCTGCTCCCCGTCACCGGCCACGACGGCACCGGACTCGTCGTCATCACCCGCACCATCGAACCCTGCCTCGGCGGCACCGCCCTTCCTGGCGGCTTCATCGACCACAACGAGGACTGGAAACACGCCGTCGTACGCGAACTCCGCGAAGAGACCGGCATCGAGGCCGACCGCGACGACGTCCGCCTCGCCGACGCCCTCAGCGACCCCGACGGCCATCTGCTCCTGTTCGGTCTGCTCCCCGCCCGGCCGGCCGCCGCACTCCCGCCGTCCGTACCGACCGACGAGACCTCCGGGTACGCGGTCGTGTACGGCCCCGCCTCGCTGGCCTTCCCCCTCCACACCGAGGCGGTCCGCTCCTGGTTCGCCGGCCGCTACCGCTGA